Proteins from a single region of Desulfobacter postgatei 2ac9:
- a CDS encoding selenium metabolism-associated LysR family transcriptional regulator, translating to MDLWQLHIFVSVVEQKSFSRASEQIHLSQPTVSTHIKELEGHFQCRLLDRLGKVTEPTRAGEILYDYAKRMLALKQETQSAMLDFLGHTKGQLIIGGSSIPAGYILPRMLGAFKADFPDVSILLTVGDTGQITRAVKDGELELGVVGATTSDPDIVQETLVEDEMKLVVPAGHEWADRKSVTCKALLSQPLIAREQGSGTWKTVLASMEKAGIDLSRLEPAVTMGNSVSVIQGILNNVGISILSTIAVAEELARGRLHALSIEDLDLSRHFYLTLSRKRTRSPICEKFIHFLKDQVLS from the coding sequence GTGGATTTGTGGCAGCTTCATATTTTTGTTTCCGTGGTTGAGCAGAAAAGTTTTTCCAGAGCATCAGAACAGATTCATTTATCTCAGCCCACAGTCTCCACCCATATCAAGGAACTGGAGGGTCATTTCCAATGCCGCCTGCTGGACAGGCTAGGCAAGGTGACCGAGCCGACCCGGGCAGGTGAGATTCTTTATGATTATGCCAAACGGATGCTGGCGCTCAAACAGGAAACCCAGTCCGCCATGCTGGATTTTTTAGGGCACACCAAAGGACAGCTGATCATTGGCGGATCATCCATCCCTGCCGGATATATCCTTCCCAGGATGTTGGGGGCATTTAAAGCTGATTTCCCGGATGTATCCATTCTTTTGACGGTCGGGGATACCGGCCAGATCACCCGGGCTGTCAAAGACGGTGAACTGGAACTGGGTGTGGTGGGTGCAACAACCAGTGACCCCGACATTGTTCAGGAGACATTGGTTGAAGATGAAATGAAACTCGTTGTGCCCGCCGGTCATGAATGGGCGGACAGGAAAAGTGTGACCTGCAAGGCGCTGCTGTCCCAGCCATTGATTGCAAGGGAACAGGGCTCTGGTACCTGGAAAACCGTTCTCGCCAGTATGGAAAAGGCCGGGATTGACCTATCCCGGCTCGAACCTGCAGTGACCATGGGCAATTCGGTTTCAGTCATCCAGGGCATTCTCAACAATGTGGGTATTTCCATTCTTTCCACCATTGCCGTGGCTGAGGAATTGGCCAGGGGGCGTCTTCATGCCCTGAGTATTGAAGACCTCGACCTGTCCAGACATTTTTATCTGACGCTCTCCAGGAAGAGGACCCGCTCTCCGATATGTGAGAAATTTATTCACTTCTTAAAAGACCAAGTTTTGAGCTGA
- a CDS encoding hydantoinase/oxoprolinase family protein — protein sequence MILGLDVGGTNTDVVFLSPKGVQKYVKVPTQPDNLFKSVLSGFTLILEDVDPGCVERVVISTTLTTNAIVQQTVTPVGMIVSAGPGIDPENFRTGDQYYAVGGSINHRGREIEPINEAQIQIVGEKLKKAGIEYVGVVGKFCVRNPSHEILIKRILDKQFKQIFLGHHVSGNLNFPRRIATTYMNAAVYPLHKDFFQAVEQSLEEMGLTVPIQILKADGGTMTLAASMDFPAQTVLSGPAASIMGAIPYAPEGQDAVVLDIGGTTTDIAFLVDKTPLLEPVGIQRGGYRSLIRSLRTVSEGIGGDSALRINDKNKLTVGPDRMGPAMAFGGSVPTPTDALVVLGLMDSGDQDRARQGIKSIAGQLGMEEKEAAEYIFKICCNIILKKTFEMIDTLNSKPVYTVHDFLEGYKFSPDTILLMGGPASFFAEKIQDMYQLETIAVPYAPVANAIGAALARTTCEVTVNADTEQGFVTAHEEDFAEPVSKSFSKEDLVETAYSLLKDKAENAGADPDNLNEVEVVEFQEFNIVRNFSPRGKIFRMKIQLKPGLIHGYESILNPRAL from the coding sequence ATGATTTTAGGATTAGATGTTGGGGGCACAAATACAGATGTTGTTTTTCTCAGCCCAAAAGGTGTCCAGAAATATGTAAAGGTGCCTACCCAGCCGGACAATTTATTTAAAAGCGTTCTTTCAGGTTTTACTTTGATTCTTGAGGACGTTGATCCGGGATGTGTTGAGCGGGTTGTTATCTCCACCACCCTGACCACCAACGCGATTGTTCAACAAACCGTGACACCGGTGGGCATGATTGTTTCAGCCGGGCCGGGTATAGATCCTGAAAATTTCAGGACCGGGGATCAATATTATGCCGTAGGCGGCTCCATCAACCACCGTGGCCGGGAAATAGAGCCGATCAATGAGGCGCAAATTCAGATTGTGGGTGAAAAGCTCAAAAAGGCGGGCATTGAATATGTGGGGGTTGTCGGAAAATTTTGTGTCAGAAATCCTTCCCATGAAATTCTGATCAAGCGGATATTAGATAAGCAGTTTAAACAGATTTTTTTAGGGCACCATGTTTCCGGCAATTTGAATTTTCCCCGGCGAATTGCCACCACTTACATGAACGCGGCTGTATATCCCCTGCATAAAGACTTTTTTCAGGCCGTTGAGCAATCCCTTGAGGAAATGGGGCTTACCGTACCCATTCAGATTCTCAAGGCGGACGGCGGTACCATGACATTGGCAGCATCAATGGATTTTCCGGCCCAGACGGTTTTATCAGGACCTGCAGCCAGTATCATGGGGGCGATTCCCTATGCCCCTGAAGGTCAGGATGCCGTTGTCCTTGATATCGGCGGTACCACTACGGATATTGCATTTCTGGTGGATAAAACGCCATTGCTTGAACCCGTGGGCATCCAGCGCGGGGGATATAGAAGTCTGATTCGCTCCCTGCGAACGGTTTCCGAGGGCATTGGCGGGGACTCGGCCTTAAGGATCAATGACAAGAACAAGCTTACTGTGGGACCGGACCGTATGGGGCCGGCCATGGCTTTTGGCGGGTCTGTGCCCACGCCCACCGACGCCCTGGTGGTTTTAGGGCTCATGGACTCGGGGGATCAGGACCGGGCCCGGCAGGGTATAAAATCCATTGCAGGTCAGTTGGGCATGGAAGAAAAAGAGGCTGCAGAGTACATATTTAAAATTTGTTGCAACATTATTTTGAAAAAAACCTTTGAGATGATCGATACATTGAATTCAAAGCCCGTTTACACGGTCCATGATTTCCTTGAAGGGTACAAGTTCAGTCCGGACACCATTCTTCTGATGGGCGGGCCGGCCAGTTTTTTCGCCGAGAAAATCCAGGATATGTATCAGCTTGAAACCATTGCGGTCCCCTATGCACCAGTGGCAAACGCCATTGGTGCTGCCCTTGCCAGAACCACCTGTGAGGTGACGGTGAATGCAGACACGGAGCAGGGCTTTGTAACCGCCCACGAAGAGGATTTTGCCGAGCCTGTCTCCAAATCCTTTTCTAAAGAGGATCTGGTGGAGACCGCTTACAGTCTGCTTAAGGATAAGGCGGAAAACGCAGGGGCTGATCCCGACAATCTCAATGAGGTGGAAGTGGTGGAATTTCAGGAATTTAATATTGTGCGTAATTTTTCTCCCAGGGGAAAAATTTTTCGGATGAAAATTCAGCTTAAACCCGGCCTGATACATGGGTATGAATCAATTCTTAATCCGCGGGCTTTATAA
- a CDS encoding histone deacetylase family protein, which translates to MLNAPHKTGLVFFPAFDWAIDPTHPEREERLLYTQDQVTEEGVFDIPEIIEYKPEIVTPKDLQRAHFCVPDEHSVTTESHLISAGGAKAIANAVMLKEVKNGFALVRPPGHHSMRVTHGGRGFCHINIEAVMVEYIRSQYGVKRIAVIDTDCHHGDGTNDIFWHDPDVLFISLHQDGRTMYPGTGFPNELGGPNAKGSNLNIPLPPGTSTEGYLYVIENCVLPVLAEFKPDLVVNSAGQDNHYTDPLTNMNFSAQGYARLTSILKPDIAVLEGGYAIEGALPYVNLGIILAMAGIDYSGVVEPDYNPEKLKQSESITDKIKQTCDQIMHYWNQRDEMRKAAGEPGQIVTRHREVFYDTDNIFERQKEKIRVCRDCGGSFEVDSKAAPGYHILGVHIPINACKACREQGYAFYDQADKSKYQRIYLQDRTKDLYEVKS; encoded by the coding sequence ATGTTAAACGCACCTCATAAAACCGGGTTGGTATTTTTTCCTGCATTTGACTGGGCCATCGACCCCACCCACCCTGAAAGGGAAGAGCGGCTTTTGTATACCCAGGACCAGGTTACCGAAGAAGGGGTTTTTGATATACCCGAAATCATAGAATACAAGCCTGAAATTGTGACGCCGAAAGATTTACAAAGGGCTCATTTCTGTGTACCCGATGAACATAGCGTTACAACCGAATCCCATCTGATATCTGCAGGCGGGGCCAAGGCCATTGCCAATGCCGTGATGTTAAAAGAGGTCAAAAACGGCTTTGCCCTGGTCAGACCTCCGGGACATCATTCCATGCGGGTGACCCACGGGGGGCGGGGATTTTGCCATATCAATATTGAAGCGGTTATGGTGGAATATATTCGTTCCCAGTATGGCGTTAAACGTATTGCCGTCATTGATACGGACTGCCACCACGGGGACGGTACCAATGATATTTTCTGGCATGATCCTGATGTACTGTTTATCTCACTGCATCAGGACGGCCGGACCATGTATCCGGGCACAGGCTTTCCCAATGAACTGGGCGGTCCCAATGCCAAAGGATCCAATTTGAATATCCCGCTTCCCCCGGGGACTTCCACCGAAGGGTATCTCTATGTTATTGAAAATTGTGTGCTGCCGGTACTCGCAGAATTCAAACCTGATCTTGTGGTGAATTCCGCCGGCCAGGACAACCACTACACAGATCCTTTGACCAATATGAATTTTTCGGCCCAGGGGTATGCGCGTCTGACCTCCATCCTTAAGCCGGATATTGCGGTTCTTGAAGGAGGATATGCCATTGAAGGTGCTCTGCCTTATGTCAATCTGGGGATTATCCTCGCCATGGCAGGTATAGATTATTCCGGGGTAGTGGAGCCCGACTATAATCCGGAAAAGCTCAAACAGTCTGAGAGTATTACCGATAAAATTAAACAGACCTGCGACCAGATCATGCACTACTGGAATCAGCGGGATGAAATGAGAAAAGCCGCGGGTGAACCTGGGCAGATTGTGACCCGCCACCGTGAAGTCTTTTATGATACGGACAATATTTTTGAACGCCAGAAAGAGAAAATCCGGGTATGCAGGGATTGCGGCGGCAGTTTTGAAGTCGATTCCAAGGCTGCGCCAGGCTATCATATTCTGGGGGTTCATATTCCCATCAATGCCTGCAAAGCTTGCCGGGAACAGGGCTATGCGTTTTATGACCAGGCAGATAAAAGCAAATACCAGCGTATCTATCTCCAGGACCGAACTAAGGATTTATACGAGGTCAAATCATAG
- the epmA gene encoding EF-P lysine aminoacylase EpmA, producing MRCSKLLDNLKKRALVIELTRDFFRSMDFFEVETPIRCPSIIPEAHIDPVTSQGAYLQASPELFMKRLLARGADKIFQICKCFRQEERGQRHLPELTLLEWYAVDQSYEDLMVQCQDLLRHIAKGLGTQERLIYQGVSLDLANAFERITVSEAFERFCDLPLNQVMDTGRFDEIISFDIEPHLGTSRPCFLYDYPISMASLSAAHSEKPDIAQRFEMYVAGIELANGFTELTDHELQRKRFEKENELRITQGKAKLPLPEKFLSDLAVMPPAAGIALGIDRLVMLFCDAPDIEEIVAFPPELL from the coding sequence ATGCGTTGTTCCAAATTGCTGGATAATTTAAAGAAAAGAGCCCTTGTTATTGAACTGACAAGGGATTTTTTTCGGTCTATGGATTTTTTCGAGGTGGAGACCCCCATTCGGTGCCCATCAATTATCCCCGAAGCCCATATTGACCCGGTGACATCCCAGGGTGCATATCTGCAAGCCTCACCGGAGCTGTTCATGAAGCGGCTTTTGGCCCGGGGCGCAGACAAAATTTTTCAGATCTGCAAATGCTTTCGCCAGGAAGAGCGCGGTCAGCGTCATTTGCCTGAACTGACACTTCTCGAATGGTATGCCGTTGACCAGAGCTACGAAGACCTTATGGTGCAGTGCCAGGATCTTTTACGCCATATTGCAAAAGGGTTGGGTACACAGGAACGCTTGATCTATCAGGGCGTATCCCTGGACCTTGCAAACGCCTTTGAGCGGATTACGGTTAGCGAGGCTTTTGAGCGGTTTTGTGATCTCCCCTTGAACCAGGTCATGGATACCGGGCGCTTTGATGAGATTATAAGTTTTGATATCGAACCGCATTTAGGCACATCCCGTCCCTGTTTCCTTTATGATTATCCCATATCCATGGCCAGTCTTTCTGCGGCCCATTCTGAAAAACCGGATATAGCCCAAAGGTTTGAGATGTATGTTGCAGGCATTGAATTGGCCAACGGATTCACGGAACTGACCGACCATGAACTTCAGAGAAAACGCTTTGAAAAGGAAAATGAACTGCGCATCACTCAGGGGAAAGCAAAACTCCCGCTGCCGGAAAAATTTTTATCCGACCTTGCCGTGATGCCGCCCGCTGCCGGGATCGCCCTGGGCATTGACCGTCTTGTCATGCTGTTCTGTGATGCGCCGGATATTGAAGAGATTGTTGCTTTTCCGCCCGAGTTGCTTTAA
- a CDS encoding HD-GYP domain-containing protein encodes MSVDAEQKMLEMMREKKIFLEKYKQAKKLFSDLVKSQKRLFNRDSREKKDDGASDKINIKESIYAINDIIEMLFETDRLILNSMKDCFSTDDYFFQHSFGVCYIGTIVLKRFNEIFSQYINNMLIAKFKDSLKHHREEEMVPFFYYPPEAVRTISMGYLMHDMGKMMIPDSLLNKKSVLNRKELREMQKHAGGYGTLFLKINGIYDVYIENIIKYHHAAIYFNEKKAYPVYQSPSELPPYVKICKLADIYSAMTLKRSYGEAVNPTKVVNTIYQDYSGRNPILQLILYSFVKEIGTCPEGSILTLINGQSVYVINSQGPEVIIFTDEAGRTIEKADKIINLSSPISKSQNLVIDSEQLPKTPVEMFNRLPGYLKEFHSESLNTQTQATTKHETNLTTY; translated from the coding sequence ATGTCCGTTGACGCTGAACAGAAGATGCTTGAAATGATGCGGGAAAAAAAAATCTTCCTCGAAAAATACAAACAGGCCAAAAAACTATTCAGCGATCTGGTTAAAAGTCAAAAGCGCCTATTTAATAGAGACTCCCGGGAAAAAAAAGATGACGGGGCGTCTGACAAAATAAATATTAAAGAAAGCATTTATGCCATAAACGACATCATCGAAATGCTCTTTGAGACCGATCGGTTGATTCTGAACAGCATGAAAGACTGTTTCTCCACCGATGACTATTTTTTTCAACACTCCTTTGGTGTCTGCTATATCGGCACCATTGTATTGAAACGGTTTAACGAAATTTTTTCCCAGTATATCAACAATATGCTCATTGCCAAATTTAAAGATAGCTTGAAACACCACCGAGAAGAAGAGATGGTGCCGTTTTTTTACTACCCTCCTGAAGCCGTGCGCACCATCTCCATGGGCTATCTCATGCACGATATGGGCAAAATGATGATCCCGGATTCCCTGCTGAACAAAAAGAGCGTATTGAACCGGAAGGAGCTCAGAGAAATGCAAAAACATGCCGGGGGATACGGAACGCTTTTTTTGAAAATCAACGGCATTTACGACGTATACATAGAAAATATTATTAAATACCACCATGCAGCAATCTATTTTAACGAAAAAAAAGCTTACCCTGTTTATCAATCCCCTTCAGAGCTGCCGCCCTATGTCAAAATCTGCAAACTTGCGGACATATACAGTGCCATGACCTTGAAACGAAGTTACGGCGAAGCGGTTAATCCAACCAAAGTGGTCAATACGATTTATCAGGACTATTCAGGGCGTAATCCCATTTTACAGCTTATTCTCTATTCATTTGTCAAAGAAATCGGTACCTGTCCCGAAGGAAGTATTTTGACTTTGATAAACGGCCAGTCTGTCTACGTGATAAACAGCCAGGGGCCTGAGGTAATCATATTTACCGATGAGGCCGGCCGGACTATTGAAAAAGCAGATAAAATCATTAATCTTTCCAGCCCGATCAGTAAAAGTCAAAATCTGGTTATTGACAGTGAGCAGCTTCCCAAGACACCAGTAGAAATGTTTAACCGGCTTCCCGGATATCTCAAAGAATTTCATTCGGAATCTCTCAATACCCAGACTCAAGCCACAACAAAACATGAAACTAATTTAACAACTTATTGA
- a CDS encoding radical SAM protein translates to MKYKHIFGPVPSRRLGLSLGVDLVRHKTCSLDCIYCECGPTTNQTLKRKAYVPFDEVKTELADYFENHPDPDYVTFSGSGEPTLNPDIGRIIDFIKEKKAQVRVAVLTNATLLSDPVVRKDLNRADLVMPSLDAVTPQTFEKINRPAGQIDIHKVIDGLKAFAESFQGEIWLEVFILPGINDAKEELEALGKIIRDINPTRVQLNTLDRPGAVAGLKAASKDDLDRVAGIIDADNVEIIARVKDLASREHISDEKMEAMIMETIHRRPCTIDDLTAALNLEKGKLEILMKRLILEHKVESVQQERGIFYQTIKKL, encoded by the coding sequence ATGAAATATAAGCATATATTCGGCCCGGTCCCCTCAAGGCGTCTTGGACTTTCCCTGGGCGTGGATCTTGTCCGTCACAAAACCTGTAGCCTGGATTGTATTTACTGCGAGTGCGGACCAACCACCAACCAGACCCTTAAGCGGAAGGCATATGTTCCCTTTGATGAGGTTAAAACGGAACTTGCCGATTACTTTGAAAACCATCCTGACCCGGACTATGTGACCTTTTCAGGTTCGGGAGAGCCCACCCTAAATCCGGACATCGGCAGGATCATTGACTTTATCAAAGAAAAAAAAGCACAAGTCCGGGTGGCCGTACTGACCAATGCCACCTTATTGTCCGACCCCGTGGTCAGGAAGGATTTAAACAGGGCCGATCTGGTCATGCCCTCCCTGGATGCCGTTACCCCCCAGACATTTGAAAAGATCAACCGGCCTGCCGGGCAGATTGATATCCATAAGGTTATTGACGGGCTTAAAGCGTTTGCCGAGTCTTTCCAAGGAGAAATCTGGCTGGAGGTGTTTATCCTGCCCGGAATCAACGATGCCAAAGAAGAACTTGAAGCCTTAGGAAAAATCATTCGAGACATTAATCCGACCCGGGTTCAGCTCAATACCCTGGACCGGCCAGGGGCTGTAGCAGGGCTTAAAGCTGCGTCAAAAGATGATCTTGACCGAGTGGCCGGCATTATTGATGCCGACAATGTGGAGATCATTGCCCGTGTAAAGGATCTGGCATCAAGGGAGCACATCAGCGATGAAAAAATGGAAGCCATGATTATGGAAACCATTCACCGCCGCCCCTGCACCATAGATGACCTTACAGCGGCCTTGAACCTTGAAAAAGGAAAACTTGAAATTTTAATGAAACGGCTGATCCTGGAGCATAAAGTTGAATCTGTCCAGCAGGAGCGGGGTATATTTTACCAGACCATAAAAAAACTGTAA
- a CDS encoding argininosuccinate synthase, translating to MAKEKVVLAYSGGLDTSVILKWLLEQGYEVFAYMADIGQDEDFQAAEQKALKIGASKVFIEDMKKEFVTDYIFPVFKSNTVYEGRYLLGTAIARPIIARKQIEIAKQVGARYVSHGATGKGNDQVRFELSYYALNPGIKVIAPWKNPDFLNAFQGRSDLLAYAEKHGIPTKQTAAKPYSEDDNLLHISHEAGILEDPGAVCDESIYCRTVSPEKAPDTPTRITIEFKNGIPVKVKNLENGTEKTDALDLFLYLNQLGSENGIGRLDMVENRFVGIKSRGVYETPGGTILHEAHKDIEGIAMDREVMRLRDMLAPRLGELVYYGFWFSPEMEFLMAAIDKSQELIDGEVTLKLFKGVAYPISRTSPSSLYNQNLSSMDITGGYNQEDAEGFIRVNAIRLMAHRDITGRN from the coding sequence ATGGCAAAGGAAAAAGTGGTTCTGGCGTATTCAGGCGGACTGGATACGTCGGTTATCCTCAAATGGCTGCTGGAACAGGGGTACGAAGTATTTGCATACATGGCTGACATCGGCCAGGATGAAGATTTTCAGGCAGCAGAACAAAAAGCCCTTAAAATCGGTGCATCAAAAGTGTTCATCGAAGATATGAAAAAGGAGTTTGTCACCGATTATATATTCCCCGTTTTCAAATCAAATACGGTTTACGAAGGCCGCTATCTTTTAGGTACAGCCATTGCCCGTCCCATCATTGCCAGAAAACAGATTGAAATCGCAAAGCAAGTCGGCGCCCGGTATGTGTCCCACGGAGCCACGGGCAAAGGGAACGACCAGGTGCGATTTGAGCTCTCATACTATGCCCTGAATCCAGGCATAAAAGTCATTGCACCGTGGAAAAACCCGGACTTTCTCAATGCCTTCCAGGGCCGTTCCGACCTTCTGGCCTATGCGGAAAAGCACGGGATTCCCACCAAGCAGACTGCAGCCAAGCCTTATAGCGAAGATGATAATCTGCTGCACATTTCCCATGAAGCAGGTATTCTTGAAGATCCCGGCGCAGTATGCGATGAAAGCATCTATTGTCGCACCGTATCCCCGGAAAAGGCCCCGGATACCCCCACACGCATTACCATTGAATTTAAAAACGGCATCCCGGTCAAGGTAAAAAATCTGGAAAACGGCACCGAAAAAACAGATGCCCTGGATTTGTTTTTGTACCTGAACCAACTGGGCTCCGAAAATGGTATAGGCCGTCTCGACATGGTGGAAAACCGGTTTGTGGGCATCAAGTCCAGAGGGGTTTATGAGACGCCGGGCGGCACCATTCTGCATGAGGCACACAAGGATATTGAAGGCATTGCCATGGACCGTGAGGTCATGCGTCTTCGGGATATGCTGGCGCCCAGGCTGGGTGAACTGGTTTACTACGGCTTCTGGTTCAGCCCTGAAATGGAATTTCTCATGGCAGCCATTGACAAAAGCCAGGAACTCATTGACGGCGAAGTGACCCTCAAACTGTTCAAAGGGGTGGCCTACCCGATCTCCAGAACCTCACCATCTTCACTGTACAACCAGAACCTGTCCTCCATGGACATCACCGGCGGCTACAACCAGGAAGATGCCGAAGGCTTCATCCGCGTCAACGCCATCCGCCTGATGGCCCACAGGGACATAACCGGAAGAAACTAA
- a CDS encoding DUF262 domain-containing protein, with product MSKKISGSEYPIFKIFSSEFDYVIPSYQRPYAWTTEEASELFDDLFDFYKQEKDDGYFLGSIVLIKEEIKPNAEVIDGQQRLTTLTILLAALTSFFEGELRIDYSGYIREPGKQSQGLASKPRLALRERDRTFFSYYVQDLHFDELIALDPQTLPNEAQKNIYKNSMLLLDKLNETFDGDVNALSEFGAFIIQRCYLVAVSTPSQKSAFRVFSVMNSRGLDLLPTDIIKADVIGKIASEKDKELYNERWEEMEVQAGRNEFNDLFSYIRMIFAKFKPKKAILDEFRAHVIPQAKSPEDLIENILEPFTDAFMTAKKCQYKSTENAQDINFLLKWLNRIDNSDWLPSAILFLAQKSNDSEYVIWFFKKLERLAAYLHICAKGINQRIERYAKVLDELQSAHSLDKPLNSIDLTADEKQEMLEALDGSIYGLTARRRNYLILRLDSFLSDGAATYDPSLLTIEHVLPQTVNPDSEWAELWPDEDNRDIWQHRIANLVPLTQKRNSKAQNYDFDKKKTAYFGGKKGVSSYILTTQVLHTEKWTPEVVKNRQDDLLGVLGDNWDLGSI from the coding sequence ATGAGTAAAAAAATAAGTGGTTCAGAATATCCAATTTTTAAGATTTTTAGTTCTGAGTTTGATTATGTTATTCCTTCTTATCAACGTCCATATGCTTGGACGACTGAGGAGGCATCGGAATTGTTCGATGATTTATTTGACTTTTATAAACAGGAAAAAGATGATGGATATTTTCTTGGCAGTATTGTTCTTATAAAAGAGGAAATTAAACCTAATGCAGAAGTGATTGATGGTCAGCAGCGTTTAACTACCTTAACAATTCTATTGGCGGCCTTGACGAGTTTTTTTGAAGGAGAGTTACGCATTGATTATTCAGGATATATTCGTGAACCGGGGAAACAGTCTCAAGGGTTAGCCTCAAAACCTCGCTTAGCACTCAGAGAAAGAGATAGGACGTTTTTTTCCTATTATGTTCAGGACTTGCATTTCGATGAGTTAATTGCTCTTGATCCCCAAACCCTTCCTAATGAAGCACAGAAAAATATTTACAAAAATAGTATGTTATTGCTGGATAAACTTAACGAAACATTCGACGGGGATGTTAATGCACTGAGTGAGTTTGGTGCTTTTATAATCCAACGTTGTTATTTGGTTGCGGTCTCAACCCCGAGTCAGAAATCAGCTTTTCGAGTTTTTTCAGTTATGAATAGTCGGGGGCTCGATCTTTTACCAACCGATATCATTAAAGCTGATGTTATAGGTAAAATTGCATCAGAAAAAGACAAAGAGCTTTATAACGAAAGATGGGAAGAGATGGAGGTCCAGGCTGGCAGAAATGAATTTAATGATTTATTTAGTTATATTCGGATGATTTTCGCCAAATTCAAACCTAAAAAGGCCATTCTTGATGAATTTCGGGCTCATGTTATTCCACAGGCAAAATCTCCTGAAGATTTGATTGAAAATATTCTGGAACCGTTTACTGATGCTTTTATGACTGCAAAAAAGTGTCAATATAAATCAACTGAAAATGCACAAGATATTAATTTTTTACTCAAATGGCTTAATCGAATTGATAACTCGGACTGGCTGCCTTCTGCAATTTTATTTTTGGCTCAAAAAAGTAATGATTCAGAATATGTTATTTGGTTTTTCAAAAAACTTGAAAGGTTAGCTGCATATCTCCATATTTGTGCCAAAGGTATTAACCAAAGAATTGAACGTTACGCAAAAGTACTTGACGAACTACAGAGTGCACACAGCCTTGACAAACCACTAAATTCAATTGACCTGACCGCTGATGAAAAACAAGAAATGCTTGAAGCACTTGATGGAAGTATTTATGGCTTAACCGCAAGACGAAGAAATTATCTTATTCTAAGGCTTGATTCATTCCTTTCTGATGGTGCAGCCACTTATGATCCTTCACTATTGACTATTGAACATGTCTTACCGCAAACCGTAAATCCTGACAGTGAATGGGCAGAACTTTGGCCAGATGAAGACAACCGGGATATATGGCAACATAGAATTGCCAACCTCGTTCCATTGACCCAAAAAAGAAATTCCAAAGCTCAAAATTATGACTTTGACAAAAAGAAAACCGCTTATTTTGGAGGTAAGAAAGGGGTTTCTTCTTATATTTTGACTACACAGGTATTACATACTGAAAAATGGACCCCGGAGGTTGTTAAAAACCGCCAGGATGATCTCCTTGGCGTTCTTGGTGACAACTGGGATTTAGGTTCTATTTGA
- a CDS encoding HVO_A0114 family putative DNA-binding protein — MKIVTLGISSRKEIENRFLAAFDGEDQGAFISFETPALLFKIISGKRWELIQNMTGAGPLSIREAARRLGRDVKAVHGDVHALLKAGILIKTESGQIELPFDAIHVNFVLEAA, encoded by the coding sequence ATGAAAATCGTAACATTAGGAATATCATCACGAAAAGAAATTGAGAATCGGTTTCTGGCAGCTTTTGACGGCGAGGACCAAGGGGCTTTTATCAGTTTTGAGACCCCTGCTCTACTTTTTAAAATTATTTCTGGCAAGCGGTGGGAACTTATTCAAAATATGACAGGGGCCGGGCCTTTGTCTATCCGTGAAGCTGCCAGACGATTGGGCCGGGACGTTAAAGCCGTCCATGGTGACGTCCATGCGCTTCTGAAAGCCGGAATTTTGATAAAAACAGAAAGCGGTCAAATAGAACTTCCTTTTGACGCTATCCATGTGAATTTTGTTCTGGAAGCCGCATGA
- a CDS encoding toxin-antitoxin system TumE family protein — protein MKAELILKDRHIISETSFVELIVWRLPTPLSGSRHNFKYRLAFIVESVCVLRYDNETGKGDDKHIGDKEMPYEFTTPKILIRDFWKDVDDWRG, from the coding sequence ATGAAAGCAGAATTGATATTAAAAGACCGCCATATAATCTCTGAAACATCTTTTGTAGAGTTGATTGTATGGCGTCTGCCAACACCGCTTTCCGGGAGCAGACATAATTTTAAATATCGTCTGGCGTTTATAGTAGAGAGCGTCTGTGTTCTTCGATACGACAATGAAACAGGCAAAGGGGATGATAAGCATATTGGCGATAAAGAAATGCCGTATGAATTTACAACTCCAAAAATTTTAATTCGGGATTTTTGGAAAGATGTAGACGACTGGAGGGGATAA